One stretch of Girardinichthys multiradiatus isolate DD_20200921_A chromosome 2, DD_fGirMul_XY1, whole genome shotgun sequence DNA includes these proteins:
- the LOC124881005 gene encoding calponin homology domain-containing protein DDB_G0272472-like, with translation MADCSIVTKMKRPTISPPSGKTQRHYIGEYIFVQRLYEASRAENAEHKKNAEAMSLRIAELQAELDNLNQQRQTHSRASSENVRSGYIPNEVHPDRNAFQAVCSENHYLRDYAEGLRIRVTELLSERDTLMKNVNYERQTSYESIQLEKEKIDAEKKSLEEMRSELRSYSIKLKQEKENMQMEEAAIREKKGADKGKIQLMDKKEFEEENRRLLEIKALTEERNTVEALKEKIEIEKKEIEQAKDQLEDEKREFLQEKIELAAEKLQLESAKQLFEQETRVLNEKKIKLSQEKNQTEEIKNKVKQAIEKLKDEKKKLKKDLKEMGNIEQEMKRLEVMVKDTEREKRMVEYAKKNAEQEIQDLKKVLDEERRTLEAGKQNLDRAKKQLDQRKVKVDKENKEIKVEKRMLEAQAEQLEREQKDLEEEKKKLQTEKTDLETEKENFAKERVNIDSEMRKMQEELCNEKKEDERKLQIEKEIEIVGMETKNQEVQDAGGKKHKKDKKQKKHAEKQLAVTEEQKEKAMKVTEKKKKGFWSFLFKK, from the coding sequence ATGGCTGATTGCAGCATTGTGACAAAAATGAAGAGACCCACCATCTCTCCTCCATCTGGTAAGACTCAACGTCATTACATTGGCGAATATATCTTTGTCCAGCGTCTCTATGAAGCATCTCGGGCTGAAAACgctgaacataagaaaaacgcAGAGGCTATGAGCCTTCGCATAGCCGAGCTCCAGGCTGAACTAGACAACCTCAACCAGCAGCGTCAGACCCATAGCCGAGCCAGCTCAGAAAATGTTCGATCCGGATACATCCCCAACGAGGTCCACCCTGATAGAAATGCTTTTCAGGCGGTTTGCTCAGAAAACCACTATCTGCGTGACTACGCAGAAGGTCTGAGAATAAGAGTTACAGAACTCTTATCAGAGAGGGACACTCTCATGAAAAACGTAAACTATGAGAGGCAAACCAGTTACGAATCTATACAACTGGAGAAGGAAaaaatagatgcagagaaaaaATCTTTGGAGGAGATGAGAAGTGAACTGAGAAGCTACTCCATAAAGCTCAaacaagagaaagaaaatatgcAAATGGAGGAAGCAGCCATCAGAGAAAAGAAAGGGGCAGACAAAGGTAAGATCCAACTGATGGATAAGAAAGAATTTGAGGAGGAAAATAGAAGGCTTCTCGAGATTAAAGCACTGACAGAAGAGAGAAACACAGTGGAAGCTCTGAAAGAGAAGATTGAGATAGAGAAAAAGGAGATCGAACAGGCAAAAGATCAACTAGAGGACGAAAAACGAGAGTTTCTTCAAGAAAAAATTGAATTGGCAGCAGAGAAACTGCAGCTAGAGTCTGCAAAGCAACTCTTTGAGCAGGAGACTAGAGTCCTGAATGAGAAAAAGATAAAACTGAgccaagaaaaaaatcaaacagaagaaattaaaaataaagtcaaacaGGCCATCGAAAAACTGAAGGACGAAAAGAAAAAACTTAAGAAGGACCTTAAAGAAATGGGGAATATTGAACAGGAAATGAAGCGGCTGGAAGTTATGGTGAAAGATActgagagggagaaaagaatggtAGAATATGCCAAGAAAAATGCAGAGCAGGAGATACAGGATCTCAAAAAGGTCCTGGATGAAGAGAGGAGAACTTTAGAAGCAGGAAAGCAAAATTTAGATCGAGCAAAGAAACAGCTGGATCAGAGGAAGGTGAAAGTTGataaggaaaataaagaaatcaaagTGGAAAAGAGAATGTTAGAGGCTCAAGCTGAGCAATTAGAAAGAGAACAGAAAGACTtggaggaagaaaagaaaaagctccagacagagaaaactgatctggaaacagaaaaagaaaactttgcTAAAGAGAGGGTAAATATAGATAGTGAGATGAGAAAAATGCAGGAAGAACTGTGCAATGAAAAGAAGGAGGATGAAAGAAAGCTGCaaattgaaaaagaaattgaaatAGTTGGTATGGAGACGAAAAATCAAGAGGTTCAGGATGCAGGtggtaaaaaacacaaaaaagataaaaaacaaaagaaacatgcaGAGAAACAGCTGGCAGTTAcagaagaacagaaagaaaaagccATGAAAGTtacagagaaaaagaagaaaggcttcTGGAGCTTCTTATTCAAGAAATAA